A section of the Drosophila sechellia strain sech25 chromosome 3L, ASM438219v1, whole genome shotgun sequence genome encodes:
- the LOC6610821 gene encoding uncharacterized protein LOC6610821 has translation MEYLSALDNELEQELEIDDMKDLLIPNDSDQEDAIAGTIPLTDDLKKNAMDCNTPDKPLDSESELTDDVATVTSGSKKQKKKKRAQKATSRLVRPLTMDVNSKDALMILYELKGVTIDSMIMKRDHEGKILAHIVVNSKKYESEGSSVNAARNAACEKALREILTSKMKALFAEPEKNSGSDGDDILEKMASYAVYKLTEEWKTDSIDVAALYNAVKKKLATVVQPKTSSQDRQLPQKWKNMHPCMVLVYMRPQIIFKYLGCSDNGKFFSMGVSVDNCEFSACGLSKKRARSKLAALVCNKLFGTDYPEI, from the exons ATGGAATATCTAAGTGCTCTCGACAACGAATTGGAGCAGGAATTGGAAATCGATGATATGAAGGACCTATTGATCCCAAATGATTCTGACCAAGAGGATGCAATTGCTGGAACTATTCCGCTCacag ATGATTTGAAGAAAAATGCAATGGATTGTAATACGCCCGACAAGCCATTAGATTCTGAGTCGGAATTAACCGATGACGTTGCCACGGTAACCAGCGGCTCTAAGaagcaaaagaaaaagaagcgtGCCCAAAAGGCCACTAGTCGCCTTGTTCGCCCGTTGACCATGGACGTGAACTCGAAGGATGCCCTTATGATTTTGTACGAGTTAAAGGGCGTGACAATCGACTCCATGATAATGAAACGAGACCACGAGGGGAAGATTTTGGCTCACATTGTTGTTAACTCAAAAAAATACGAGTCAGAGGGCTCTTCAGTAAACGCAGCAAGGAATGCAGCTTGCGAGAAGGCTCTGCGGGAAATCTTAACCTCCAAAATGAAAGCTCTGTTTGCCGAGCCAGAAAAGAATTCGGGAAGCGATGGGGATGATATACTCGAAAAGATGGCCTCCTATGCCGTTTACAAACTTACTGAGGAATGGAAGACCGATTCTATTGATGTCGCAGCCCTGTATAATGCCGTAAAGAAAAAGCTGGCGACTGTCGTCCAGCCAAAGACATCGTCGCAAGACAGGCAGTTGCCCCAAAAATGGAAGAATATGCACCCTTGCATGGTTCTGGTCTATATGCGCCCCCAGATCATCTTCAAATATTTAGGTTGCTCTGATAACGGTAAATTTTTCTCCATGGGCGTATCCGTGGACAATTGCGAGTTTAGTGCTTGTGGGCTATCCAAAAAAAGAGCACGCTCCAAACTAGCCGCATTAGTTTGTAACAAACTGTTTGGAACCGACTATCCAGAAATATAA
- the LOC6610822 gene encoding uncharacterized protein LOC6610822, translating into MPRYQKLINECDSKSATNAGQQEQQHRYHQQPNGTPNVGYHLYLYRQQLSQKNVEYMRLSKAKYFITDTLLAKTVKNLKGCSVDELKTVNHQIVFRHKLRRQIQRLRKLRSLGIKNANPKMESTEL; encoded by the coding sequence ATGCCGCGTTACCAGAAACTCATCAACGAATGCGACAGCAAGTCTGCAACAAATGCGGGCcaacaagagcaacaacaTCGCTATCATCAGCAGCCAAATGGGACGCCCAATGTGGGATATCACTTGTATCTGTACCGCCAGCAACTTTCTCAGAAGAATGTGGAGTACATGAGGTTGTCCAAGGCCAAGTACTTTATCACCGACACTCTGCTGGCCAAAACGGTCAAGAATTTGAAAGGATGCAGCGTCGACGAGTTGAAGACTGTTAACCATCAGATCGTCTTCCGGCATAAACTTCGTCGCCAGATTCAGCGGCTTCGCAAGTTAAGAAGCCTGGGCATCAAGAATGCCAATCCCAAGATGGAGAGTACGGAATTGTGA